From Triticum aestivum cultivar Chinese Spring chromosome 4A, IWGSC CS RefSeq v2.1, whole genome shotgun sequence, a single genomic window includes:
- the LOC123085726 gene encoding protein ROLLING AND ERECT LEAF 2: protein MGSTRATSEDDKALVLCQERKRYVKEALDGRCAFAAAHFAYIQSLRHTGFALRKFVEPEVPTDSSLYTSTSATPEPPGMRHRSMNLSPSVSHPASDSFSPAPSPLSSGRFHVNHMKAGRNPVRTVEEKVPVPVTATLETSSSVPIQTVHDLDDSSTFEAPPGTPPWDYFGLFQPVESQLSFRDEKESGHDFENADDIRRLREKEGIPELEEELEKSHAHAGDVRLSQQEKTLDVRDGEQSTMSGREDDFADSEDDFENPSSEPLVRMFKNRNDTPVENIVTDQSPAHLAADKVVSENLVDKVALENIADKVALENIHSKTEEPKSDNKVLEPKSDNRVLDISMYETDETPVTSPVKEVVSSVAAHSINGKSKEPFRDVRNGVKDLSTSMKEVEILFIKASDSGKEVPRMLEADKVNFRPLLTEERARGLKAPGFFATLFACCREEVPVPQPPPQADVKHLTWHRSVSSHSSSSRNPLGAASKVDVDGLTGNIFSGVYMNSGSHASTLDRLYAWERKLCDEVKASSTICRQYDEKCRYLRNQESRGESHMSIDRTRAVVKDLYSRICVAIQRIDMISKNIEDLRDKELQPQLEELIGSLTRMWETMLECHRHQHEIIKLVSNSGGIKVLIRSESQFQATLLLQVELKSLFSNFQRWIVSHRSYLNSLQSWLLKCVKSLRTKKKSRKKKDTDFQITNFAVAPIFTICEQWIKLLDELPIEDLEGGIKGLLADINHCMPRQEKRRGGSRSTFAIPNGGLNDEMRGIHRNDAHTDLQSSLESFLGKLEFFSDVSVHKYGELKKKINTAKEKYEEANRLH from the exons ATGGGGTCTACACGAGCAACGAGTGAAGATGACAAGGCTCTTGTCTTGTGCCAGGAAAGAAAACGTTATGTGAAAGAAGCACTTGATGGGAGATGTGCATTTGCAGCCGCTCACTTTGCGTATATTCAGTCGCTGAGGCACACAGGATTTGCTCTGAGAAAATTTGTAGAACCTGAAGTGCCAACAGACTCTTCATTATACACATCAACATCTGCAACACCAGAGCCTCCTGGCATGAGGCATAGATCGATGAACCTCTCCCCATCTGTATCACATCCGGCCAGTGACTCCTTCTCCCCAGCTCCGTCCCCGTTATCTTCCGGGCGTTTCCATGTCAATCATATGAAAGCCGGGAGGAACCCAGTGAGGACTGTTGAGGAAAAGGTGCCTGTTCCTGTAACAGCAACTCTGGAGACTTCATCCTCAGTTCCCATTCAAACTGTACATGATCTGGATGATAGTTCTACATTTGAAGCTCCTCCAGGGACACCACCATGGGACTACTTTGGCCTTTTTCAACCTGTTGAGAGCCAGTTGTCATTTCGTGATGAGAAGGAATCTGGTCATGATTTTGAAAATGCTGATGATATTAGGCGCCTTCGGGAGAAGGAAGGAATTCCAGAGCTTGAGGAGGAATTGGAGAAGTCGCATGCTCATGCTGGTGATGTTAGGCTCTCGCAACAGGAGAAAACTCTAGATGTCAGAGATGGGGAGCAATCTACTATGAGTGGAAGGGAGGATGATTTTGCAGACTCAGAAGATGATTTTGAGAACCCATCTTCTGAACCTTTAGTGCGGATGTTCAAGAACCGCAATGATACACCTGTTGAAAATATTGTAACAGATCAGTCACCTGCACATCTTGCTGCAGATAAGGTTGTCTCAGAAAATTTGGTAGATAAGGTTGCCTTGGAAAATATTGCAGATAAGGTTGCCTTGGAAAATATTCATTCCAAAACGGAGGAGCCGAAAAGTGACAACAAGGTACTTGAGCCAAAAAGTGACAATAGGGTACTTGACATTAGCATGTATGAAACTGATGAAACCCCTGTGACGAGCCCTGTGAAAGAAGTGGTATCTTCGGTTGCCGCTCATTCTATAAACGGGAAATCGAAGGAACCTTTTCGTGATGTTAGAAACGGGGTAAAGGACCTGTCTACATCCATGAAAGAAGTTGAAATCTTATTTATCAAGGCATCTGATTCTGGCAAAGAAGTCCCGAGGATGCTTGAAGCGGATAAAGTCAATTTCCGCCCTTTGCTAACCGAAGAAAGAG CACGTGGATTAAAGGCACCAGGCTTTTTTGCAACACTCTTTGCTTGCTGCAGGGAGGAAGTCCCTGTTCCTCAGC CTCCACCACAAGCCGACGTGAAGCATCTTACCTGGCATAGATCAGTGTCTTCGCACTCTTCGTCATCAAGGAATCCTCTTGGGGCAGCATCGAAAGTTGATGTCGATGGTCTCACTGGAAATATCTTTAGTGGTGTATACATGAATTCTGGCAGTCACGCTTCCACACTAGATAGATTGTATGCATGGGAGAGAAAGCTCTGTGATGAAGTCAAG GCTAGCAGTACAATTTGCAGGCAGTATGATGAAAAATGTAGGTACCTGAGAAACCAGGAATCAAGAGGAGAAAGCCACATGAGTATTGATAGAACCCGTGCTGTTGTGAAGGATTTGTACTCCAGAATTTGTGTGGCCATTCAGAGAATTGACATGATTTCCAAGAACATAGAGGATCTGAGGGACAAAGAGCTTCAACCGCAGCTTGAAGAATTAATTGGAAG CTTAACTCGCATGTGGGAAACAATGCTCGAGTGTCACCGGCATCAACATGAGATTATTAAGCTAGTATCCAACAGTGGCGGTATAAAGGTCTTAATTCGGTCGGAATCACAGTTCCAAGCAACTCTACTCCTTCAGGTTGAACTAAAGTCACTATTTTCAAACTTCCAGAGATGGATAGTATCCCATAGATCTTACTTGAATAGCCTACAGTCATGGTTACTGAAGTGTGTGAAATCACTAAGGACGAAGAAAAAATCTAGAAAGAAGAAAGATACcgattttcaaataacaaattttgCTGTTGCACCCATATTTACAATCTGTGAGCAATGGATTAAGTTACTGGATGAGTTGCCAATCGAAGACTTGGAAGGTGGTATTAAAGGTCTCCTTGCAGATATAAACCATTGTATGCCTCGTCAAGAGAAGAGGCGTGGTGGTTCAAGGTCTACATTTGCAATACCTAATGGAGGGTTGAATGATGAAATGAGGGGAATCCATAGAAACGACGCTCATACGGATTTACAGTCGAGCCTGGAGAGCTTCCTAGGGAAGCTTGAATTCTTCTCAGATGTTTCAGTGCACAAATATGGCGAACTCAAGAAAAAAATTAATACGGCAAAGGAGAAATATGAGGAGGCAAATCGGTTGCACTAA